ACACGAAAGCCTACCTGATTCCGACGAACTTGAGCGAATGATAAAAGCAGTTACCGGTTTATAACTGGAGAATGATTCGGTTTTACCTTGCGACCGCCGGTTAGCTTGAAGCTCCAAGCCGGGCGCAGTTCAGCCCAACACATCAGCCAGGGAGAGTTTTGCAAAAGCAGGTTGCGGAGGCGTTGGAGCGCCCTCCGCAACCTGCTTTTGCAAAACTCTCCCCTTCCATTGTCTCCCCCGCGCTGAACTGCGCCTAACCCACAAATTTTATTAACGTATGTTATGGAAAAAATAAAGAATTCTTGATATACTGTTTACATGGGGCATTTTAAGAAGGAGGGATTACCAATGAAAGAAGCAATAGAACTTGTATCAGAGTTAGACCCGAATCTGAAGCTGCGCGTGATTCCGGGACATTTTTCATCTGACCGTTTTCATATGAACTATTATGTGGATATGACAGCTCTTAAGATGAAACAGCAGGAAGCTGAGATGGTGGCCCGCGCCATGTGCAAGAAATACATCAGCCGGGTACAGCTGTCCATGGGACACGGACAGCGTTACCACACCCAGTTCTCAGAGCTGGAGGCGATGCTCGCCACTAAGGCGCCGATCGATACGATCATCTGCCTGGATGGCTGTGAGGTGATCGGTGCATATGTAGCGCATGAGCTGTCAAAGATCAGTGAGGATAAGATATCCAATACACTGCAGAAGAATTTTTACGTGATCACACCGGAGTTTGACAGTACAGGCCAGATGGTGGTCCGTGACAATATCAAGCCTATGATCCAGGGAAAGAATGTCCTTCTGGTACTGGCATCTGCTATGTCGGGCAACACGATCTTAAAGAGCATCCGCTGCATCCTTTCCTACGGCGGGAAGGTGGAAGGCATCTCCGTTATCTTCGGGGCCATCGACAATATCGACGGTTATCCGGTGCATGCGGTATTCGATGCGTCAAGTCTGCCTGACTTCACCCTGTCAGACCCGGACAACTGTCCGAACTGCAAGGCGGGAGTCAAACTGGATGCGGTGGTCAACAGCTACGGATATACCGAATTGTAAAACTGAGCAGGTCATGACCGTCAGTATTTGAACTGAGCTTCGTTTTCTGCAAGGGTCCAGAGGGATTTCTCGTCTTCGATGGTAAGTCCCTCCGGACATTTTTTGACATAGCCCAGTT
This portion of the Clostridium sp. AN503 genome encodes:
- a CDS encoding orotate phosphoribosyltransferase, with the translated sequence MKEAIELVSELDPNLKLRVIPGHFSSDRFHMNYYVDMTALKMKQQEAEMVARAMCKKYISRVQLSMGHGQRYHTQFSELEAMLATKAPIDTIICLDGCEVIGAYVAHELSKISEDKISNTLQKNFYVITPEFDSTGQMVVRDNIKPMIQGKNVLLVLASAMSGNTILKSIRCILSYGGKVEGISVIFGAIDNIDGYPVHAVFDASSLPDFTLSDPDNCPNCKAGVKLDAVVNSYGYTEL